The window TTTCGATAATTGAAGCGAATTGGGAAATGCGTCCAGTGGAACGACTCTTTGAGTAGTCCCCAGGTCGCGAAAACCCAAAGTGGCGCTGAAATTGGTACAAAGATATAAATTGCCATCCAATCCATGGTCGAAGTAACTAACAAAGGAACAAAAAAATCGCGAAAGGAATTGCAATGCCAAGCAAACAAATCAATGTCATAAATCCTAGGTACAAAAACCACCGGTCGATGCACTCGAGATAGGTAGAATTCATCCTTATCACTGAAATGTTGTAGAACGGCGTAATCCTCAAAGGAACATTTTGGCACAACCGATTGGAGCGCTCTTCCTTAGTCAGCTTGCGATTGACACGATATTTTTTTGCGTAGAGACCGGTGTAATCCATGTCAGATCTCAGTCGCCACGGAATACTCACTCATTTTTGATTGGCTCCATCGGGATCTTGTCGGGGTTGTGTGAAGCATCGCGCAGGTTGGGGTCGAACGGATCAACCTTGCATTGCGCCTCCACTTCCGCTGGCCATGCCGGAATTTTGCTTGTGCGCATCGCGAACCAACGGCCAAGCGCCTCGAAGAAGAAAAACGGATAAGACAAAATTTGAGCAATCGGGTGGCCATTAAATGAGAAAAGCATCGTTGTGAGTCCGGCCTTGAATTTCTCGCGCCGTTCGGCGATATCATGGCACCAATAGACATCGCGATAGATTGTGGCCGGCCCGTCTTCCATATGGCGACGAAAGAATTCCCATGCCTGCTTTAACTGGTCGATGTTCGTGTCGTCGCCTGGCAATGCGAAGGTTTCGAGTATGGTTTCCCTGTCTTTATCGAGAACATGGCCGCGGATGTCCCAGTTCTGAATTCCGACCATTCGTTCACACCGTCCCAGCGTGAAAAAAATGTCATCCCACTTTGCCTGAAAAACCGTGCCGTTGGTTTTGAATACGTACACCATCCGGTTTCGATAGTTGAAGCGGATTGGGAAATGCGTCCGGCGGAACGACTCCTTGAGTAGTCCCCACGTTGCCAAGACCCAAAGCGGCGCTGAAATTGGTACAAGGGTAAAAATTGCCATCCAATCTATTGATGGCATAACTAACAAAGGAATAAAAAAAATCACAAAAGGAAGCGCAATACCAAGTAAACAAATTACCGTCATCGTTCCCCGATACAGAAACCATCGATCAACAGATTCGAGATAGGTCGAGTTAATTTTGATTACCGAAAGATTATAGAGCGGCGTAACGTTAAGAGCTGCTTTTTGGTGCAGCTGATTGGAGCGCTCCTCTTCAGTCAGTTTACGATTGACGCGATATTTTTTTGCATAGAGTCCGGTATAATCCATGTTAACTCTTGGTGGCGACGGACAGCTCGCTCATTTCGATTTCGGCGTTTTGATAACAATCCTTTGCGTCCAGAATGCCCCAGTAGCAGCGTTTGAGCCATTTGTCGATATTGTTATCGTGAAGAAATGGGGCGACGATGCCTGAGCCAATTAAAACGAAAGTCGCCACAATTGCCCAATCTCCTGAACCGGC of the Pirellulales bacterium genome contains:
- a CDS encoding DUF6708 domain-containing protein, with product MDYTGLYAKKYRVNRKLTEEERSNQLHQKAALNVTPLYNLSVIKINSTYLESVDRWFLYRGTMTVICLLGIALPFVIFFIPLLVMPSIDWMAIFTLVPISAPLWVLATWGLLKESFRRTHFPIRFNYRNRMVYVFKTNGTVFQAKWDDIFFTLGRCERMVGIQNWDIRGHVLDKDRETILETFALPGDDTNIDQLKQAWEFFRRHMEDGPATIYRDVYWCHDIAERREKFKAGLTTMLFSFNGHPIAQILSYPFFFFEALGRWFAMRTSKIPAWPAEVEAQCKVDPFDPNLRDASHNPDKIPMEPIKNE